From a region of the Falco cherrug isolate bFalChe1 chromosome 9, bFalChe1.pri, whole genome shotgun sequence genome:
- the UROS gene encoding uroporphyrinogen-III synthase produces the protein MKVLLLKDPKDKDSGPDPYIEELGLYNFETTLIPVLSFEFISLESLFEKLSHPECYGGLVFTSPRALEAIKMCLKKNSKNEAWSKSLKLRWNTKPAYVVGRATASLVEEIGLTPQGEKSGNAEKLAEYICSREKPNSSALLFPCGALKREVLPTVLKEKGIPLESLTVYQTTQHTDLQESLSSYFSQQGIPACIVFFSPSGVKFCLQHIQKLSGDFISHIKFAAIGPTTAEAMEAAGIPVSCTAESPTPQDLAAGIQKALHRQKRCVPE, from the exons ATGAAGGTTCTGTTGCTGAAGGATCCCAAAGACAAAGATTCAGGACCAGATCCCTATATTGAA gagttaGGATTATACAACTTTGAAACGACTTTGATTCCAGTTTTGTCATTTGAATTCATATCTCTTGAAAGCTTATTTGAAAAG CTTTCTCATCCAGAATGTTATGGAGGCCTAGTTTTTACCAGTCCAAGAGCTTTAGAAGCCATCaagatgtgtttaaaaaagaatagtAAAAATGAAG ccTGGTCAAAATCTCTTAAACTAAGGTGGAATACCAAACCTGCGTATGTGGTAGGAAGAGCTACAGCTTCCTTAG TGGAAGAAATTGGCCTTACTCCACAAGGAGAAAAGTCTGGAAACGCTGAAAAATTAGCTGAATATATTTGCTCAA GAGAGAAACCTAATTCCTcagctcttctttttccttgtggAGCCCTGAAAAGAGAAGTACTTCCTACAGTACTTAAAGAAAAAG GTATACCTCTGGAAAGCCTTACCGTTTATCAAACAACGCAACACACTGATCTGCAAGAATCTTTGAGCAGTTACTTCTCGCAACAG GGAATTCCAGCATGTATCGTGTTCTTCAGTCCATCTGGTGTCAAGTTTTGCCTCCAGCACATTCAGAAGCTTTCAGGGGATTTTATCAGCCATATCAAG TTTGCTGCTATCGGTCCAACGACAGCTGAAGCCATGGAAGCAGCAGGAATCCCTGTGAGCTGCACTGCAGAGAGTCCGACTCCACAGGACCTCGCCGCTGGGATCCAAAAAGCACTTCACAGACAGAAACGCTGTGTGCCTGAATAA